The genomic DNA AATACAAAAAGCTAGCACGTAATGGTCCCACTGAACGATGAGTATTGCAGTTAAGACAACTCTAACCACCAAATACCATAACCATGTTTTTGTACTTCATCATGAAAAAACTGCTCATGGCCACGCCAGTATGGGTTAGTTTTGCCATAAGTCGTCTTCTCTGCAGATGTCATAAACCTAGAATTACCTTGGTTAAATGCAGGGTTTTGCGGGAAAACCCAGTTTCTATCATCACCTAATCCCCCATTCTGGCTTGCAAGTTTATGCCCAGCATCATAATAACTACCAGAGGCATATCCAGTTGAGGCTTTTGGATTATCTGCTTTATATGTCATGTTAACAGGCAGTGATGTTTTTAATCCATTTGAAATTAAATATTGAAACTGTATAAATGTAGGCTTGAATGTCGAGGGGTCATTTACATAGTCTCTCGTGTCTTTAGTCGTATCTGTCCCTGTGTTTAAATCAGCTTTACTGACACTAAACATTTCACCACCTTTATAAGATGACTTTGTTGGCTTCAACTGCAGTGTACCTTTGTCATCAATTAATGGTGGTTTATACTCACCTTTTTTGAAAGCAGCTATCATATACAGCTTAGCCTGACTCTCAGGCAACTCAGCAATATCGACAAGCTTACTCCCTTCTTTTTTTCGCTGAAGTAGGTTTGACCCTACTTGTTTTCTCACCTTCAAATCAAGGTATTTTCGATCATCTTTTGTTTTATTCAACCTTGCAACACTCGCATACATATTTCAACCTTTTATACAAGCAAATAAGAAATACTATATTATTTACATAAAATGATGGTTAACACATAGGCTACAAACCCTGCCCCACACTCGCTGCCCTATCCCCCATCACATCCGCCTCTTTCTCCAAGGCCACGTCATCATTGACCGGATGCCCTTCACACTGCGTAGTAGGCTGAACTCTACCCTGCATCTGTTGTACAACGTGCCATGTCTCATGGGCAATATGCTTATCCTGACCAGGTGCCATATGAATTTCATTCCCTTGTGCATAAGCATGGGCATTTAATTGAGCCGGTTTAGGTGAATTATAATGCACCCGTACATGATCTAATGATATTCCCGACAGTTGCTCTGCACCCTGTTTGATATGATCAGGGATGCCAGTATTATTTTTCTGGCGCTGTAACGGTTTTTCTTCTTCAGTTTGGTAATCGTACATGAGTTGCTCCTGATTTATAATTGCAAACAACCAAGATATACCCGTCTCGAATGATTTTTAGGCGAGGCCGTCGAGCGAGGAAGTTCCAGAAGCTTATTGAAATAAGTGACTGGGGTGACGAATAAAAACAAAAAATATACGAATCATTTGCGAAGCGTATTTTAAAACGATAGGTTGACTTCTACTGGCACAGTATTACCTTGACCGTCTTTTACAATATCGACTAATTGTTTACCGGTTCGATCACCATCGGCTGTGTGTTCAGCCCATATAGCGTATTCACCTACCGGTAAATTAATAAAGTAATAGAAACCATCGGGTGCAATTACCTGTTGCCATTGCTGCTTCTTATCTGCAGTTGTCACATTCACCTGAATATTCTCTGCCTTATATCCGTCAGGATTCTTCACCGTTCCATGGATTGCTACTATATGGTATGGCCCTTCTTCAAATTGATCTGGGTCTTTTTCAGTATCACCTAGATAAGTTTCAAAATTCAGTATCACAGGAGTCACTAGCGGTTCATTCACAGTAACCGGTACTGCCATTTCTAAATTGATCACAGGCTTTGGCGGTGCACCTAACGCATTCCAAAATTCTCCTTGGCTCCGTTTACCATCTTTATCTAGCAGGATTTTCATCGAAACCCCTTGAGAGCCTGGGTTATATCCCTCTGCAATTAATTGATCTACAGGCATCATAAAAAAACGGCCTATGCCTTGTACTATGCGAGACAATAAATATTGTTCAATAATCGCTTTGTTAGTGATGCCCTTGTGCCATACACTAATCATGTAGTTTAAATCCACTAGTCGAGGTTGCCGGCGTTGACTGGCTTTTTTATGGTTATCTTCCCTGGCGGTGACAGGAAA from Spartinivicinus poritis includes the following:
- a CDS encoding DUF4157 domain-containing protein; translation: MYDYQTEEEKPLQRQKNNTGIPDHIKQGAEQLSGISLDHVRVHYNSPKPAQLNAHAYAQGNEIHMAPGQDKHIAHETWHVVQQMQGRVQPTTQCEGHPVNDDVALEKEADVMGDRAASVGQGL
- a CDS encoding Pvc16 family protein, whose amino-acid sequence is MEDYIAPFVAVSRALKKLIEEEVLAGGDETDISFEVPDNDFISNLPEKPVINIYLYSMQENLERRYAESFPVTAREDNHKKASQRRQPRLVDLNYMISVWHKGITNKAIIEQYLLSRIVQGIGRFFMMPVDQLIAEGYNPGSQGVSMKILLDKDGKRSQGEFWNALGAPPKPVINLEMAVPVTVNEPLVTPVILNFETYLGDTEKDPDQFEEGPYHIVAIHGTVKNPDGYKAENIQVNVTTADKKQQWQQVIAPDGFYYFINLPVGEYAIWAEHTADGDRTGKQLVDIVKDGQGNTVPVEVNLSF